Proteins from a single region of Leptospira brenneri:
- a CDS encoding RsmE family RNA methyltransferase — protein sequence MNWILVYEKELNSNHLVQLTGERHLHIQTILKKNLNESVQVVIPSSGNYLFQVHSVSENSTTLEKKETLPDVLKPLDVEFFFSLPRPQTGKKLLHLSGGYGVHSVYFFGTDSKNKEYWTSPVYGKDLNSYLETGMSQTGNSQFPNVHAEKNASWRSFLKSWKGKVVVLDREGETLSKDFLNLKETEEKFLFVFGPESGWKPDEILFFKESGFKILSLGKINLRTEFAYSAFLHQLFLIKN from the coding sequence TTGAATTGGATTCTTGTTTATGAAAAGGAACTAAATTCAAACCATTTAGTCCAACTAACAGGAGAAAGACATCTCCATATCCAAACGATTCTGAAAAAAAACTTAAATGAATCCGTACAAGTTGTCATTCCTAGTTCCGGTAATTATCTTTTTCAAGTTCATTCCGTTTCTGAAAACTCCACTACATTAGAAAAAAAAGAAACTCTTCCCGATGTTTTAAAACCATTGGATGTTGAATTTTTTTTTTCACTTCCAAGACCACAGACGGGAAAAAAACTTTTACATTTAAGTGGGGGCTACGGAGTACATTCTGTTTATTTTTTCGGGACGGATTCTAAAAATAAAGAATATTGGACCTCTCCCGTTTATGGGAAAGATCTGAATTCCTATCTTGAAACAGGTATGAGCCAAACAGGAAATAGTCAGTTCCCCAATGTCCACGCAGAAAAAAATGCGTCCTGGAGATCATTTTTAAAATCATGGAAGGGAAAGGTTGTGGTTTTAGACCGAGAGGGAGAAACCCTTTCAAAGGATTTTTTAAATTTAAAAGAAACTGAAGAAAAATTCTTATTTGTCTTTGGACCAGAATCTGGTTGGAAACCGGATGAGATTTTATTTTTTAAAGAATCTGGTTTTAAGATCTTGAGTCTTGGAAAGATCAACCTTAGGACAGAATTTGCCTATTCTGCATTTTTACACCAATTGTTTTTGATTAAAAACTAA
- a CDS encoding O-acetylhomoserine aminocarboxypropyltransferase/cysteine synthase family protein encodes MPRNFKPETIALHGGQEPDPTTTSRAVPLYQTTSYVFKDTDHAARLFGLQEFGNIYTRLMNPTTDVLEKRVAALEGGVAALATASGQSAETLALLNIVEAGQEIVASSSLYGGTYNLLHYTFPKLGIKVHFVDQSDPENFRKASNDKTRAFYAETLGNPKLDTLDIAAVSKVAKEVGVPLVIDNTMPSPYLVNPIKHGADIVVHSLTKFLGGHGTSIGGIIIDAGSFNWGNGKFKNFTEPDPSYHGLKFWDVFGKFEPFGGVNIAFILKARVQGLRDLGPAISPFNAWQILQGVETLPLRMERHSSNALKVAEFLQKHPKIEWVNYPGLSTDKNHTIAKKYHERGLYGAIVGFEIKGGVEKAKKFIDGLELFSLLANIGDAKSLAIHPASTTHQQLTGAEQISAGVTPGFVRLSVGLENIDDILVDLEEALKNI; translated from the coding sequence ATGCCACGTAATTTTAAACCAGAAACCATCGCACTCCACGGAGGACAAGAACCAGATCCGACAACTACGTCGCGAGCTGTGCCTTTGTACCAAACCACATCTTATGTATTTAAAGATACGGACCATGCGGCACGACTTTTCGGCCTACAGGAGTTCGGAAATATTTATACAAGGCTCATGAACCCAACAACGGACGTTTTAGAAAAACGTGTGGCTGCTTTGGAAGGCGGAGTGGCAGCTCTTGCGACTGCTTCAGGACAAAGTGCAGAAACACTTGCACTTCTCAATATCGTTGAGGCAGGACAGGAAATTGTTGCTTCTTCTTCTCTTTATGGTGGAACTTACAACCTTCTCCATTATACATTTCCAAAATTAGGAATCAAAGTCCACTTTGTTGACCAATCAGATCCTGAAAACTTTCGTAAAGCATCCAATGACAAAACGAGAGCATTTTACGCAGAAACCTTAGGAAATCCAAAACTAGATACACTTGATATCGCGGCAGTCAGTAAGGTTGCAAAAGAAGTCGGTGTTCCTCTTGTGATTGATAACACTATGCCTTCTCCCTATTTAGTGAACCCAATCAAACACGGAGCAGACATCGTTGTCCACTCTCTCACTAAATTTTTAGGCGGTCATGGAACTTCTATTGGTGGGATCATCATTGATGCTGGTTCCTTCAATTGGGGGAATGGAAAATTTAAAAACTTCACGGAACCAGATCCATCTTACCACGGACTCAAATTTTGGGATGTATTTGGAAAGTTTGAACCATTTGGCGGAGTGAATATTGCTTTTATTTTAAAAGCACGAGTGCAAGGCCTTCGTGATTTAGGACCAGCGATTTCTCCTTTCAATGCTTGGCAAATCTTACAAGGTGTGGAAACACTCCCTCTTCGTATGGAACGTCATTCTAGCAATGCCCTAAAAGTTGCTGAGTTTCTACAAAAACATCCTAAGATTGAATGGGTGAACTATCCAGGTCTTTCTACCGACAAAAATCATACAATTGCAAAGAAATACCATGAACGCGGACTTTATGGTGCGATCGTAGGATTCGAAATCAAAGGTGGAGTCGAAAAGGCAAAAAAATTCATCGATGGACTAGAGCTCTTTAGCCTTCTTGCTAACATCGGTGATGCGAAATCTCTCGCCATCCACCCAGCTTCCACAACTCACCAACAGTTGACAGGAGCCGAACAAATTTCAGCGGGAGTGACCCCTGGATTTGTGCGTTTGAGCGTAGGACTAGAAAACATTGATGACATTCTGGTAGACTTGGAAGAGGCATTAAAAAACATCTGA
- the metX gene encoding homoserine O-acetyltransferase MetX produces the protein MPTSEQNEFSHGSVGVVYTQVIQFDSLTLEGGETITPLEIAYETYGTLNEKKDNAILVCHALSGDAHAAGFHEGDKRPGYWDYYIGPGKAFDTNRYFIISSNVIGGCKGSSGPLTINGKNGKPFQSTFPFVSIGDMVNAQEKLISHFGIHKLFAVAGGSMGGMQALQWSVAYPDRLKNCIVMASSSEHSAQQIAFNEVGRQAILSDPNWNQGLYTQDNRPSKGLALARMMGHITYLSDEMMREKFGRKPPKGNIQSTDFAVGSYLIYQGESFVDRFDANSYIYVTKALDHFSLGTGKELTKVLSKVRCRFLVVAYTSDWLYPPYQSEEIVKSLEVNAVPVSFVELNNPAGHDSFLLPSEQQDSILRDFLSSTDEGVFL, from the coding sequence ATGCCTACCTCCGAACAGAACGAGTTTTCCCACGGATCCGTAGGCGTAGTATATACTCAAGTTATTCAATTTGACTCTTTGACTTTAGAGGGGGGTGAGACAATCACTCCTCTTGAAATCGCCTACGAAACCTACGGCACACTGAACGAAAAAAAAGACAATGCCATCCTTGTTTGTCATGCACTTTCTGGAGATGCTCATGCCGCCGGATTCCATGAAGGAGACAAACGTCCAGGTTACTGGGATTATTATATCGGGCCAGGGAAGGCATTTGATACGAATCGTTACTTTATCATCTCTTCCAATGTAATTGGTGGTTGTAAAGGTTCTAGTGGGCCACTTACCATCAATGGGAAAAATGGAAAACCTTTCCAATCAACCTTCCCCTTTGTCTCTATTGGAGATATGGTGAATGCCCAAGAAAAACTAATCAGCCATTTTGGAATTCATAAACTTTTTGCCGTTGCAGGTGGATCGATGGGAGGAATGCAAGCCTTACAATGGTCAGTTGCTTACCCTGACCGACTCAAAAACTGTATTGTAATGGCATCCTCTTCCGAACACTCTGCACAACAGATTGCCTTTAATGAAGTGGGAAGACAAGCCATCCTATCTGACCCCAATTGGAACCAAGGCCTCTATACTCAAGACAATCGACCTTCTAAAGGACTGGCTCTTGCCCGGATGATGGGTCACATCACTTATTTAAGTGATGAAATGATGAGAGAAAAATTTGGAAGAAAACCTCCTAAGGGAAACATTCAATCAACAGACTTTGCTGTGGGAAGTTATCTCATCTACCAAGGGGAATCCTTTGTAGACCGATTTGATGCAAACTCTTATATTTACGTTACCAAAGCTCTGGATCATTTTAGTTTAGGTACAGGAAAAGAACTTACCAAAGTATTATCAAAAGTTAGGTGTCGTTTTCTAGTGGTTGCTTATACTTCAGACTGGCTTTATCCTCCTTACCAATCGGAAGAAATTGTAAAGTCACTCGAAGTCAACGCAGTTCCTGTTAGTTTTGTAGAGCTGAATAACCCAGCAGGGCATGATAGCTTTTTATTACCAAGCGAACAACAGGATTCGATTTTACGAGATTTTTTGAGTTCAACAGACGAAGGAGTTTTCCTTTGA
- the metW gene encoding methionine biosynthesis protein MetW: MNIHTNEALGLDLKNRPDISYIANLVKPGERVLDLGCGYGELMLILKNKGVRVQGIEKDDKCIIQCVKKSLYVHHGDIDDGLKHHLDHSFDFVILNQTIQQTLNPGEIIKECLRIGKQVIIVFPNFSHWQIRSSILLSGKTPVTDLMPFHWYDTPNLHYLSGKDFEDFCDFERIKVLHRAFFNRTRQIKLFPNLFATLALFVIRA, translated from the coding sequence TTGAATATCCATACGAACGAAGCTCTTGGTTTAGATTTAAAAAATAGACCTGATATTTCTTACATTGCCAATTTGGTCAAACCAGGTGAACGAGTTTTGGATCTTGGTTGCGGGTATGGTGAACTCATGTTAATCCTAAAAAACAAAGGGGTTCGTGTCCAAGGGATTGAGAAGGATGATAAATGTATCATCCAATGTGTAAAAAAAAGTTTATATGTCCACCATGGTGATATTGACGATGGACTGAAACACCATCTAGACCATAGTTTTGATTTTGTAATCCTAAACCAAACCATCCAACAGACGTTAAATCCGGGTGAAATCATAAAAGAGTGTCTCCGTATCGGAAAACAAGTCATTATCGTATTCCCCAATTTCTCCCATTGGCAAATCCGTTCCTCCATCCTTCTTAGCGGAAAAACTCCAGTGACTGACCTTATGCCTTTTCATTGGTATGACACGCCGAACTTACACTATTTATCAGGGAAGGATTTTGAAGATTTTTGTGATTTCGAAAGGATCAAGGTTCTACACCGTGCTTTTTTTAACAGAACAAGACAAATCAAACTATTTCCAAACTTATTTGCCACTTTGGCTTTATTTGTGATTCGTGCTTAA
- a CDS encoding DUF1566 domain-containing protein, producing MNFRHSSLAINFLFVLFFLLCFSCKLEWNNPSDPSTQAFWETRLAEEWIVAYPRSFSIQGTVTGLNTSPVVLRSASDGSYISVTTNGPFRLDVFASPKYIQLDFPTQPTDVHCMVWDKGTWTGDGFVNAKITCPFVRTIVAGKTLLWDRCTYGSSWNPDGTSIGVGKGDCSNGAAQALSFCTTSEGYNDTTNPNACNGGVNTALVNTGAVYSSCLGRSHSQSYGRGNWRLPFYTEMFSVIRCSATNTGVITGEDGCTTVGDMTKYSGATADPILFPNAQVARYWSSQTFQALGDTSVYMVDFNIGNQSYEFKDATGYVRCVSEL from the coding sequence GTGAACTTTCGACATTCTTCACTTGCGATAAATTTTCTCTTTGTTTTGTTTTTCCTCCTTTGCTTTAGCTGTAAACTCGAATGGAATAATCCTAGTGATCCTTCGACACAAGCCTTTTGGGAAACTCGTTTAGCCGAAGAATGGATTGTGGCATACCCACGATCATTTAGCATTCAAGGCACAGTTACCGGACTCAATACCTCACCAGTTGTTTTGAGATCAGCTTCCGATGGGAGTTATATCTCTGTGACTACCAATGGACCTTTCCGGTTGGACGTGTTTGCTTCTCCAAAATACATCCAACTTGATTTTCCGACCCAGCCAACGGACGTACACTGTATGGTTTGGGATAAAGGAACTTGGACAGGTGATGGTTTTGTGAATGCCAAAATTACTTGTCCCTTTGTTCGGACCATCGTTGCCGGGAAAACTCTTCTTTGGGACAGGTGTACTTATGGATCGTCTTGGAATCCTGATGGAACCAGTATCGGAGTTGGAAAAGGGGACTGTTCGAACGGAGCTGCGCAGGCGCTCAGCTTTTGTACAACATCAGAAGGATACAATGACACAACAAACCCAAATGCTTGTAATGGAGGTGTGAACACAGCCCTGGTGAATACAGGTGCCGTTTATTCTTCTTGTCTAGGGCGGAGTCATTCCCAATCCTATGGTCGCGGTAACTGGCGGCTTCCATTCTATACAGAAATGTTTTCAGTAATTCGTTGTAGTGCCACAAATACGGGAGTGATCACTGGTGAAGATGGTTGCACCACAGTAGGCGACATGACAAAATATTCCGGCGCCACTGCTGATCCCATTCTTTTTCCTAACGCCCAAGTCGCAAGGTATTGGAGTTCGCAAACGTTTCAAGCATTAGGTGATACTTCGGTCTATATGGTAGACTTTAACATAGGGAATCAATCCTATGAATTTAAAGATGCAACCGGCTATGTAAGGTGTGTTTCGGAACTATAA
- the ilvA gene encoding threonine ammonia-lyase codes for MKLDIESAYKALQSIVYKTPLQFHAKLSETFGAKIFIKREDLQLVRSYKIRGAYHLIQSLTEEERKRGVVCASAGNHAQGVAYSCKILSLHGVIYMPAITPKQKINQVKMFGGNWIEIILVGDTFDECQTYALEYAKTHNKVFVPPFDHIKIIEGQGTVAKEILEDESDIDFVFVPIGGGGLCAGVGNYFKKFSPITKIIGVEPFGAPSMQEALKLGKPMVLDKIDKFVDGAAVKKVGDLTFPFCKDVLSDLLLVKEGKVCSTLLKLYNEDAIVAEPAGALSIAALDQYADQIRGKKVVCILSGGNNDIDRMQEIKERSLLFEGLKHYFIVRFAQRPGALKQFVNEILGPNDDIVRFEFIQKNNKESGPALIGIELKSKDDFNSLLTRMDAFHLNFTLVNQDENLFEYLI; via the coding sequence ATGAAATTAGATATTGAATCCGCATACAAAGCTCTCCAATCCATTGTTTACAAAACTCCTTTACAATTTCATGCAAAATTATCCGAAACTTTTGGGGCCAAAATTTTTATCAAAAGGGAAGACTTACAATTAGTTCGTTCTTATAAAATTAGAGGTGCTTATCACCTAATCCAAAGTTTAACAGAAGAGGAACGAAAGAGGGGGGTAGTTTGTGCCAGTGCAGGTAATCATGCACAGGGAGTGGCATATTCTTGTAAAATTTTGAGTCTTCATGGGGTAATTTATATGCCCGCTATCACACCAAAACAAAAAATAAACCAAGTTAAAATGTTCGGTGGCAATTGGATCGAAATTATACTCGTTGGTGATACATTTGATGAATGTCAAACCTATGCTTTAGAATATGCTAAAACTCATAATAAGGTATTTGTTCCCCCATTTGATCATATAAAAATCATAGAAGGCCAAGGTACGGTTGCTAAAGAAATCTTAGAAGATGAATCAGATATTGATTTTGTTTTTGTCCCCATCGGCGGAGGTGGACTTTGTGCAGGAGTTGGGAATTATTTTAAGAAATTCTCTCCGATAACCAAAATAATCGGTGTAGAACCATTTGGAGCACCATCAATGCAAGAAGCCTTAAAGTTAGGAAAACCTATGGTTTTAGATAAAATTGATAAGTTTGTAGATGGGGCTGCGGTTAAAAAAGTAGGGGATCTTACTTTCCCTTTTTGTAAAGATGTTCTTTCTGATTTGTTACTTGTAAAAGAAGGGAAGGTCTGCTCCACCCTTTTAAAATTATACAATGAAGACGCTATTGTCGCAGAACCTGCGGGAGCCTTAAGCATTGCTGCCTTAGATCAGTATGCAGATCAAATTCGTGGTAAAAAGGTCGTTTGTATCCTGAGTGGTGGGAATAATGATATTGATCGGATGCAAGAAATTAAAGAAAGATCACTATTGTTTGAAGGTTTGAAACATTATTTTATCGTACGTTTTGCACAAAGGCCAGGTGCGCTCAAACAGTTTGTGAACGAAATCCTTGGCCCAAATGATGATATTGTTCGATTTGAATTCATCCAGAAAAATAATAAAGAATCGGGTCCAGCACTGATCGGTATTGAATTAAAATCAAAAGATGATTTTAATTCGCTTCTAACAAGGATGGATGCATTCCATCTGAATTTTACCTTGGTCAATCAGGATGAAAATTTGTTTGAATATTTGATTTAA
- a CDS encoding flagellin, translating into MIINHNVSAIFAHRTLKSNDANLSKDIEKLSSGMRINKAGDDASGLAVSEKMRTQIAGLRRAEQNTEDGMSLIQTAEGYLQETHEIVQRVRVLAVQAANGIYSEEDRQQIQVEVSQLVDEIDRIASQAEFNKMKLLTGAFARLNPTASMWFHIGANMHQRERVYIETMNTAALGLRNPTVLTFISLSTAGKANSVIGLCDDALRVISKQRADLGAYYNRMEHAAKGLMNAYENTQASESRIRDTDMAEQMTSFTRYQILTQAATSMLAQANMKSQSVMRLLQ; encoded by the coding sequence ATGATTATCAACCACAACGTAAGTGCGATCTTTGCACACAGAACTTTGAAGTCTAACGACGCGAACCTGAGCAAAGATATTGAAAAGTTGTCTTCTGGTATGCGTATTAACAAAGCCGGAGATGACGCATCTGGACTTGCAGTGTCTGAGAAAATGAGAACTCAGATTGCTGGTCTTCGACGTGCAGAACAGAATACTGAAGATGGTATGTCCCTCATTCAAACGGCGGAAGGATATCTTCAAGAAACACACGAAATCGTTCAACGTGTTCGTGTACTCGCGGTACAAGCTGCGAACGGTATCTACTCGGAAGAAGATAGACAACAGATCCAAGTCGAGGTTTCACAGCTAGTGGACGAGATCGATCGTATTGCTTCTCAAGCAGAATTCAACAAAATGAAACTGCTTACAGGAGCTTTTGCTCGTCTCAACCCAACTGCTAGTATGTGGTTCCATATTGGAGCTAACATGCACCAAAGAGAGCGCGTGTACATTGAAACAATGAACACTGCTGCATTGGGATTAAGAAACCCTACGGTTCTTACTTTCATCTCTCTTTCGACTGCAGGTAAAGCAAACTCCGTAATCGGACTTTGTGATGATGCCCTAAGAGTGATCTCTAAACAAAGAGCTGACCTTGGTGCTTATTACAACCGTATGGAGCATGCTGCGAAAGGACTTATGAATGCTTATGAAAACACACAAGCTTCTGAGTCTCGTATCCGTGATACTGACATGGCTGAACAAATGACCAGCTTCACGAGATACCAAATCTTAACTCAGGCTGCTACATCAATGCTTGCGCAAGCAAACATGAAGTCTCAGTCAGTGATGAGATTGCTCCAGTAA
- the ispH gene encoding 4-hydroxy-3-methylbut-2-enyl diphosphate reductase: MLETIYLANPRGFCAGVKYAISYVETAFQENPETPLYVRKEIVHNQRVVEEMKKKGIRFISELNEVPDGATVVFSAHGVSPEVVKEATERKMKIGDATCPLVTRVHRKARNIKDSHQIIYIAHRGHDEAIGTMGEAEMFLVESPEDVENLKDKITKDKPLTYLMQTTLSVADTKSIVKKIEEVFPYVEHPQKDDICYATTERQEAVQSMLESVDAMLVIGAENSSNSVRLCQLAKKTRPDSFQISKKEDVNPDHIKNAKIKILGITAGASSPQVLVDEIVGEILKHFPDAKVSLFPESREDTMSFRLPKELLKQY, encoded by the coding sequence GTGTTAGAGACAATTTATTTAGCGAACCCCCGAGGATTTTGTGCTGGAGTCAAGTATGCTATTTCCTACGTGGAAACTGCATTCCAAGAAAACCCAGAAACTCCCCTCTACGTCCGTAAAGAAATCGTCCATAACCAAAGAGTCGTGGAAGAAATGAAAAAAAAGGGAATTCGTTTCATTAGCGAACTCAATGAAGTTCCCGATGGAGCCACTGTCGTTTTTTCTGCCCATGGAGTTTCCCCCGAAGTGGTCAAAGAAGCCACAGAAAGAAAAATGAAAATTGGGGATGCTACCTGCCCCCTCGTCACAAGAGTACATAGAAAAGCCCGCAACATCAAAGACTCGCACCAAATTATCTATATCGCCCACAGAGGCCATGACGAAGCCATAGGAACCATGGGAGAAGCCGAGATGTTTCTTGTAGAATCACCGGAAGATGTCGAAAATCTAAAAGATAAAATTACAAAAGACAAACCTTTGACTTATCTCATGCAAACAACCCTCTCTGTTGCAGATACAAAAAGCATTGTGAAAAAAATTGAAGAAGTTTTTCCGTACGTTGAACACCCACAAAAAGATGATATCTGTTATGCGACTACAGAAAGACAAGAAGCGGTTCAGTCCATGTTAGAATCCGTAGATGCTATGCTTGTAATTGGAGCAGAAAATTCCTCCAATTCTGTACGACTTTGCCAATTAGCAAAAAAAACAAGACCCGATAGTTTTCAAATTTCGAAAAAAGAAGATGTAAATCCGGACCATATCAAAAACGCAAAGATCAAAATCCTAGGAATTACTGCGGGGGCTTCTAGTCCCCAAGTCCTTGTCGATGAAATCGTAGGAGAGATTTTAAAACATTTCCCCGATGCCAAAGTTTCTTTGTTTCCAGAAAGCAGAGAAGATACAATGAGTTTTCGGTTGCCCAAAGAACTACTTAAGCAGTATTAA
- a CDS encoding sensor histidine kinase: protein MPLDAWSILKASLEGDDSGTCILSIDKTTKKFEFILRNKLFDTLEYGFDLNSFLAKKIENSNFSKELIYKPDGTILESYFGNFKVQEENKNKEYTKFCIKDITAKQKQEEEIAWRLRFEIGVASSIQILIQQPSIREGLPHALYQLLYFTEMDSIFYLKYEPVNSEERFQIWVNERKSTKYPKLPEECQNSDWFDLGLSRWVHKLKKEKTIHLTKKRALDREKWFFEKTQAETLLLIPVLFEKQFLGVMGFLKYKENSPIKQENLLIYQTVSRWMGLFVQRDLDLTEINRYKSTLESLVLERTLDLTKTKEELERAYKAKTEFLAHMSHELRTPLNSIIGFSKLIQLPDSDKTGKEYLNYIYTGGTRLLSMINEILGLMKIESGQIKIKLSTFKPEDLCRQTLDLIQPQANAKRMDIRFRPPLQSKTITSDSGKIQQILLNLLSNAIKYSNQPYIEFECHWELDTLTISVRDFGPGISEEDQIRVFHTFTRLNDDGNIEGTGLGLSISQGLAIRLGGAIELTSQLGQGSNFKLKLPEFIK, encoded by the coding sequence ATGCCTTTGGATGCTTGGTCTATACTCAAAGCATCTCTGGAAGGAGATGATTCAGGAACATGCATTCTCTCTATAGACAAAACTACTAAAAAATTTGAGTTTATTTTAAGAAATAAACTCTTTGATACCTTAGAATACGGATTCGATTTAAATAGTTTTCTCGCAAAAAAAATAGAAAATTCTAATTTTTCTAAAGAACTCATTTATAAACCTGATGGTACCATCTTAGAATCGTATTTTGGAAATTTTAAAGTTCAAGAAGAAAACAAAAACAAAGAATACACAAAATTTTGTATAAAAGATATTACCGCCAAACAAAAACAAGAAGAAGAAATTGCTTGGCGATTACGGTTTGAAATCGGTGTAGCCTCTTCCATCCAAATTCTGATCCAACAACCTTCCATCAGAGAAGGATTACCACACGCACTTTACCAACTGCTGTATTTTACAGAGATGGATTCCATTTTTTATCTTAAGTATGAACCAGTTAATTCAGAAGAGAGATTCCAAATTTGGGTGAATGAAAGAAAGTCCACAAAATATCCAAAGTTACCGGAAGAATGCCAAAATTCCGATTGGTTTGATTTGGGACTCAGCAGGTGGGTTCACAAACTTAAAAAAGAAAAAACAATCCATCTAACAAAAAAAAGAGCACTGGATAGAGAGAAATGGTTTTTTGAAAAAACCCAAGCAGAAACCCTCCTTCTCATTCCCGTTTTGTTTGAAAAACAATTTTTAGGTGTGATGGGTTTTTTAAAATACAAAGAGAATTCCCCCATCAAACAAGAAAACCTTTTGATTTACCAAACGGTAAGTCGGTGGATGGGATTATTTGTCCAAAGAGATTTAGACCTAACAGAGATCAATCGGTATAAGTCCACTCTAGAATCTTTGGTTTTAGAAAGGACACTCGATCTTACAAAAACGAAAGAAGAATTAGAACGCGCTTACAAAGCCAAAACTGAATTTTTAGCTCATATGAGCCATGAACTCAGAACTCCTTTAAATTCGATCATTGGGTTTTCAAAACTCATCCAACTCCCAGACTCAGATAAAACGGGAAAGGAATACCTAAATTATATCTATACTGGTGGAACTAGACTCCTGAGTATGATTAACGAAATTTTAGGTTTGATGAAAATTGAGTCGGGACAAATTAAAATTAAGTTATCAACCTTTAAACCAGAAGATCTATGTCGCCAAACCTTGGATCTAATCCAACCACAAGCTAACGCCAAACGGATGGACATTCGATTTCGCCCACCGCTCCAATCAAAAACGATCACTTCTGATTCTGGAAAAATCCAACAAATCCTTCTCAACCTCCTCTCCAATGCGATTAAATACTCAAATCAACCCTATATTGAGTTTGAATGTCATTGGGAACTCGACACTTTAACTATTTCTGTTCGCGATTTTGGCCCAGGAATCTCGGAAGAGGATCAAATCAGGGTGTTTCATACCTTTACACGGTTAAACGACGATGGGAATATAGAAGGAACGGGACTTGGACTTTCCATTTCGCAAGGCCTAGCCATTCGACTTGGAGGGGCAATCGAACTCACTTCCCAATTAGGCCAGGGGTCAAATTTTAAACTCAAGTTACCGGAATTTATAAAATAA
- a CDS encoding ATP-binding response regulator, translating into MVESIFNSNNPAKARSKEFRRPKEPILIIEDKKENQVLLEAICKRIGMEAEIAEDGKIALEMASSRPYSLYLVDLMMPVMDGKTFILERKKIEPTAVFIVQTAIDQTEEIIEVMKLGVYDYLLKPLHVEIVSDRIEKALEYVYLKRMESLLIDEESKELKSQLEWLNYKESHRKTNEVNSELYSILNLKTTLMQGSGLGAMSTIIDSIQQIKINQGNDYLISKEFWDLLFENHEHNMAMMSGLDLAVDIIQNNKGLTRKKSEELLGILPSLVEEFKNEIEEREIKVNLPVVKQSVYLDFDMESMRVAIHEIITNGLKYSKKKSHFDVFVTFVDGYFCLSAKNNIVEDEYARQLTHSEKRLIEPFYRIHPPVESFYSKEKFSLGLGLTMVDFILHRHNGMFFIRNAIDHTTEVKADCIIAEIFLPIQNNKETNHE; encoded by the coding sequence ATGGTGGAATCGATTTTTAATTCAAACAATCCCGCGAAGGCTCGAAGCAAGGAATTTCGACGTCCCAAAGAACCAATCCTAATCATCGAGGATAAAAAGGAAAACCAAGTCCTACTCGAAGCGATTTGTAAACGAATTGGAATGGAAGCCGAGATTGCGGAAGACGGCAAAATTGCCCTTGAAATGGCATCCTCTAGACCATATAGCCTCTATTTGGTGGATTTGATGATGCCTGTGATGGATGGGAAAACATTCATTCTAGAAAGAAAAAAAATAGAACCCACTGCTGTTTTTATTGTACAAACAGCGATTGACCAAACAGAAGAGATTATAGAAGTGATGAAACTCGGAGTCTACGATTACCTTTTAAAACCTCTTCATGTAGAAATTGTTTCTGATCGTATTGAAAAAGCATTAGAATACGTCTATTTAAAGAGAATGGAGTCTCTTCTTATTGATGAAGAATCAAAAGAATTAAAAAGCCAATTGGAATGGCTAAACTACAAAGAATCTCACAGAAAGACAAACGAAGTTAACTCGGAACTTTATTCCATCTTAAACTTAAAAACAACCTTAATGCAAGGCTCTGGACTCGGGGCGATGTCAACGATTATTGATTCCATCCAACAAATCAAAATCAATCAAGGGAATGATTATCTGATTAGTAAAGAGTTCTGGGATTTGTTATTTGAAAATCATGAACACAACATGGCGATGATGTCAGGACTTGATCTCGCAGTCGATATCATCCAAAACAATAAAGGTTTGACACGAAAAAAAAGCGAAGAACTATTAGGAATCTTGCCTTCTCTTGTTGAAGAATTTAAAAACGAAATTGAAGAACGAGAGATTAAGGTAAATTTACCTGTAGTCAAACAATCAGTTTATCTTGATTTTGATATGGAATCAATGAGAGTTGCCATCCATGAAATCATTACAAATGGACTGAAATATTCCAAAAAAAAATCTCACTTTGATGTTTTTGTAACTTTTGTTGACGGTTATTTCTGTTTGTCTGCAAAAAACAATATTGTTGAAGATGAATATGCAAGACAACTAACCCACTCCGAAAAAAGATTAATCGAACCATTTTACCGTATTCATCCACCTGTTGAAAGTTTCTACTCAAAAGAAAAATTCAGTTTGGGACTTGGATTAACAATGGTTGATTTTATCCTTCACAGACACAACGGAATGTTTTTCATTCGAAACGCAATCGATCATACAACAGAAGTAAAAGCTGACTGTATCATTGCTGAAATATTTTTACCAATCCAAAACAACAAGGAAACCAACCATGAATAG